One region of Channa argus isolate prfri chromosome 20, Channa argus male v1.0, whole genome shotgun sequence genomic DNA includes:
- the tmem94 gene encoding endoplasmic reticulum magnesium-transporting P-type ATPase isoform X7, translated as MEPQDKKQEEDAVGLGLSTGQALVKLRDQLSSLLEQHQRGAHRQASAQIQWVNSFLYHGNRHSCLHWPGGALTLLVVLGLFCCHGSQPKGSSGIELVNAVALLLLLLLNLLLVGRQERLKRSEMVRRLKGIITQLSDYLSACVGDVQWSPSLYPDLYTPSSPSWSLHWTYRDSQLVNLPVSLLVEGDIIALRPGQEAFASLRGIKDDEHIVLEPGDLFPPFSPPPSPRANEDRGPQNPQQHRLFRVVRTPVLDTVRNSLELALSRPVTVLDNERFTVQSVINKLVCPVVLLMGVLPILPLLFPVMWVLINAFGEAMVLAEFSRASPAGLEMLRCVWRHLVGVLKGESQTLCYTSSLLHTLGSVTVLCCVDKQGILSWPNPSPETVLFFSGRMEPLHNSQDDLRDDLSVSSYCRMETDDDRDQAQEGEALLSLPAESSILREKLDTSETSRDTVRSSDTLQVRHSCQPIRSRTKHHSGSNVSFSHDTEGGEEDQDFAMGCPEAEAEDFVCDYHLEMLSLSQDQQNPTSIQFDDLSWQCHLPSLKPLGLNIMLNLCNASITQQLCQFSDHLSNLALQESHGTVLPVYVPWGLCELSRLIGFTPGARELFKQENHLALYQLPSREKTKEFTSRRLHYFTKRQPPISHLVSLFVRDSSSNNVQMLSHGSADLILEACTDFWDGTDIYPLSRSDRKKVLDFYQRACLSGYCSAFAYKPMQVSLSSQLNGKCVELAPGPCLFSGVELPSTTPIKHGSCRNSWSSDEGIGEAVEREDCVQALSGQIFMGMVSSQFQARLDTVRLIDALVTACIRFVYFSMEDELRSKVFAEKMGLETGWNCHISLTPNGDTPCDGVASSPSHFSLHEDLNHDSRDEAEGPLLPEEEVHSDLTSFQPTDSDVPSFLEDCNRAKLPRGICQVRPHLKNIDNVPLLVPLFTDCTQDTMCEMIKIMQENKEVTCCLGSSANFRNNRLFLQSDLSIALDPLYPSQCLWETFGYATRGGFNRDSEGLSPLGLSGQLNSLSCSVTFHQGESVSMVKLIEQARHTTYGIRKCFLFLLQCQLSLVIIQFLACLAQLPPPMNTTDILWLSCFSCPLLSMSLLGKPPDSSVMTVATGKNLEAIPRKTQTYFLGCFLLKFVLTVCAYLLAFGFTLQKVCHRSGTINSTGTCLEILKASSSDEAPGWFNELSNGLLLTQKVMAVFLVLHTVVISLSYVHRSQPLWRKSPFSNTWWCFTVPVVLLGQIVQATVDYLLWRNKGSLLTFNLADIPLPAWLLVSLSTLLVVVVNEVVKLHEIRVRVRYQKRQKLQFETKLGMNSPF; from the exons GAGGAGGATGCTGTTGGGCTGGGCCTATCCACTGGTCAGGCTCTGGTGAAGCTACGGGATCAGCTCAGCAGCCTGCTGGAGCAGCACCAGAGAGGTGCACACCGACAAGCCTCTGCACag ATACAGTGGGTGAACAGCTTCCTTTATCATGGCAATCGTCACTCCTGCCTTCATTGGCCAGGAGGTGCCCTCACTCTACTGGTGGTGCTGGGACTCttctgttgccatggcagccaACCAAAGGGCAG TTCAGGAATAGAGCTGGTGAACGCTGTagccctccttctcctcctcctgctgaaCTTGCTGCTGGTTGGACGTCAGGAGAGGCTGAAGAGGAGTGAGATGGTCCGGCGCCTGAAGGGCATTATCACACAGTTAAGTG ACTATCTGTCAGCTTGTGTGGGTGATGTTCAGTGGTCTCCATCACTGTATCCTGACCTGTACACACCCTCATCCCCATCATGGTCCCTTCACTGGACTTATCGTGACTCACAGTTGGTTAATCTCCCTGTAAGTTTGCTGGTGGAAGGAGACATAATTGCTCTAAGACCAGGCCAAGAGGCATTTGCATCACTCCGAGGCATTAAG GATGATGAGCATATTGTGTTGGAGCCAGGAGATTTATTCCCCCCATTCTCCCCACCTCCTTCTCCAAGGGCCAATGAGGACAGAGGACCCCAGAACCCCCAGCAGCACCGCCTATTTAGAGTGGTCAGGACTCCTGTATTGGATACGGTCAG aaacagtttgGAGCTGGCACTCTCCCGGCCAGTGACAGTACTGGATAATGAAAGGTTTACAGTGCAGTCAGTCATCAACAAGCTAGTCTGCCCAGTTGTACTG TTAATGGGTGTTTTGCCCATCTTGCCCCTGCTGTTCCCTGTCATGTGGGTGCTGATCAATGCTTTTGGAGAGGCCATGGTCCTTGCAGAGTTCAGTCGTGCATCACCAGCTGGCTTG GAGATGCTGCGCTGTGTATGGAGACACCTGGTTGGCGTCTTAAAGGGCGAGTCTCAAACACTCTGCTACACTTCCAGCCTTTTACACACACTAGGATCTGTCACT gTGCTGTGTTGTGTGGATAAGCAGGGCATCCTGTCATGGCCTAACCCCAGTCCAGAAACTGTACTGTTCTTCAGTGGCCGCATGGAACCTCTGCATAATAGCCAGGACGATCTGAGAGATGACCTGTCAGTCAGCTCCTACTGCCGAATGGAGACAGATGATGACAGGgatcag GCTCAGGAGGGGGAGGCTCTGCTCTCTCTACCAGCAGAGTCATCCATTCTGAGAGAGAAGCTCGACACCAGCGAGACTTCACGTGACACTGTTCGGTCATCTGATACGCTCCAAGTTCGACATTCCTGTCAGCCCATCCGTAGTCGCACCAAACACCACTCTGGATCCAACGTAAGCTTCAGCCATGACACTGAGGGAGGCGAGGAAGACCAG GATTTTGCGATGGGCTGCCCGGAGGCAGAGGCTGAAGACTTTGTGTGTGACTACCACCTGGAGATGCTTAGCCTGTCGCAAGACCAGCAGAACCCAACCAGTATCCAGTTTGATGACCTGTCTTGGCAGTGCCACCTGCCTTCTCTCAAACCACTTGGCCTCAACATCATGCTAAACCTCTGCAATGCCAGCATCACCCAGCAGCTCTGCCAATTCTCTGACCACCTTTCCAACCTGGCTCTGCAGGAGAGCCACGGAACAGTGCTGCCCGTGTATGTCCCCTGGGGTCTTTGTGAACTCTCTAGGCTCATAG gattCACACCTGGGGCAAGGGAGCTGTTTAAACAGGAGAACCACTTGGCTTTGTACCAGCTTCCATCCAGAGAAAAAACCAAGGAGTTCACCTCTCGTCGCCTTCATTACTTCACAAAACGCCAGCCTCCCATCTCCCACCTCGTCTCTTTGTTTGTCCGAGACTCTTCCTCCA ATAATGTCCAAATGTTGTCGCATGGCTCTGCTGACCTTATCCTGGAGGCTTGCACTGACTTCTGGGATGGAACAGACATCTATCCCCTATCACGCTCAGACAG GAAAAAGGTTCTTGACTTTTACCAGCGTGCCTGTTTGTCAGGTTACTGCTCAGCCTTTGCCTACAAACCCATGCAAGTGTCATTGTCCAGCCAACTGAATGGCAAGTGTGTCGAGCTGGCCCCTGGTCCCTGCCTCTTTTCTGGAGTGGAGCTGCCCTCCACTACCCCCATCAAACACGGCTCCTGTAGGAACAGCTGGAGCTCAGATG AGGGTATAGGTGAGGCAGTGGAGCGTGAGGACTGTGTTCAGGCTTTGAGTGGGCAGATCTTCATGGGCATGGTGTCGTCTCAGTTCCAGGCAAGGCTGGACACAGTCCGCCTCATTGATGCCCTGGTCACTGCTTGCATTCGCTTTGTTTACTTTTCTATGGAAGATGAGCTGCGCAGCAAG GTTTTTGCAGAGAAGATGGGTTTAGAGACAGGTTGGAACTGTCATATCTCTCTAACTCCCAATGGAGACACCCCATGTGATGGAGTAGCATCTAGTCCCAGTCATTTCTCCCTACATGAAGACCTAAACCACG ATTCCCGGGATGAAGCAGAAGGTCCCCTACTACCTGAGGAGGAAGTGCACTCTGACCTAACAAGTTTCCAGCCCACAGATAGTGATGTGCCCAGCTTTCTAGAGGACTGCAACAGG GCCAAGCTACCTCGTGGTATTTGCCAGGTTCGCCCTCATTTGAAGAACATTGATAATGTGCCCCTTTTGGTGCCACTTTTTACAGACTGCACCCAAGACA CCATGTGTGAGATGATAAAGATCATGCAGGAGAACAAGGAAGTTACATGCTGTCTGGGAAGCTCTGCCAATTTCCGCAACAACCGCCTGTTCCTACAAAGTGACCTCAG CATCGCTCTGGACCCTCTGTACCCATCTCAGTGCTTGTGGGAGACATTTGGTTATGCAACCAGAGGAGGATTCAACAGGGACAGTGAAGGTCTGTCTCCTCTGGGGCTCTCCGGACAGCTTAACAGCTTGAGCTGCTCTGTCACATTCCACCAAGGAGAGAGTGTCAGCATGGTGAAGCTCATAGAGCAG GCACGCCACACAACCTACGGCATTCGTAAATGcttcctcttcctgctgcaGTGCCAGCTCAGTCTGGTCATCATCCAG TTCTTAGCCTGCCTGGCTCAGCTTCCTCCTCCAATGAACACCACTGACATCCTCTGGCTGTCTTGCTTCAGCTGCCCACTTCTAAG CATGTCACTTCTGGGGAAGCCACCAGATAGTTCGGTCATGACAGTTGCCACAGGGAAAAACCTAGAAGCCATTCCAAGAAAG ACCCAGACTTACTTTCTTGGCTGTTTCCTGTTGAAGTTTGTTCTGACAGTATGTGCCTACCTGTTGGCCTTTGGGTTTACCCTACAGAAAGTCTGCCATAGAAGTGGCACTATCAACTCTACTGGCACCTGCCTTGAAATACTCAAAGCCAG CTCTTCAGACGAAGCTCCTGGCTGGTTTAATGAATTGTCAAATGGCCTGCTGCTGACTCAGAAAGTCATGGCAGTATTTCTAGTTTTACACACAG TGGTGATCTCCCTCAGTTATGTCCACCGCTCTCAGCCTTTGTGGAGAAAGAGTCCATTCAGCAATACCTGGTGGTGTTTTACAGTACCTGTGGT TCTGCTTGGCCAGATTGTTCAGGCCACAGTGGATTACCTGTTGTGGCGCAACAAGGGCAGCTTGCTGACCTTTAACCTGGCTGACATACCACTGCCAGCATGGCTGCTGGTCTCTCTGTCTACGCTACTGGTGGTGGTTGTTAACGAAGTGGTAAAGCTACATGAAATAAG
- the tmem94 gene encoding endoplasmic reticulum magnesium-transporting P-type ATPase isoform X4, which yields MEPQDKKQEEDAVGLGLSTGQALVKLRDQLSSLLEQHQRGAHRQASAQIQWVNSFLYHGNRHSCLHWPGGALTLLVVLGLFCCHGSQPKGSSGIELVNAVALLLLLLLNLLLVGRQERLKRSEMVRRLKGIITQLSDYLSACVGDVQWSPSLYPDLYTPSSPSWSLHWTYRDSQLVNLPVSLLVEGDIIALRPGQEAFASLRGIKDDEHIVLEPGDLFPPFSPPPSPRANEDRGPQNPQQHRLFRVVRTPVLDTVRNSLELALSRPVTVLDNERFTVQSVINKLVCPVVLLMGVLPILPLLFPVMWVLINAFGEAMVLAEFSRASPAGLLAKFSEDTLSSYTEVVSTQEMLRCVWRHLVGVLKGESQTLCYTSSLLHTLGSVTVLCCVDKQGILSWPNPSPETVLFFSGRMEPLHNSQDDLRDDLSVSSYCRMETDDDRDQAQEGEALLSLPAESSILREKLDTSETSRDTVRSSDTLQVRHSCQPIRSRTKHHSGSNVSFSHDTEGGEEDQDFAMGCPEAEAEDFVCDYHLEMLSLSQDQQNPTSIQFDDLSWQCHLPSLKPLGLNIMLNLCNASITQQLCQFSDHLSNLALQESHGTVLPVYVPWGLCELSRLIGFTPGARELFKQENHLALYQLPSREKTKEFTSRRLHYFTKRQPPISHLVSLFVRDSSSNNVQMLSHGSADLILEACTDFWDGTDIYPLSRSDRKKVLDFYQRACLSGYCSAFAYKPMQVSLSSQLNGKCVELAPGPCLFSGVELPSTTPIKHGSCRNSWSSDEGIGEAVEREDCVQALSGQIFMGMVSSQFQARLDTVRLIDALVTACIRFVYFSMEDELRSKVFAEKMGLETGWNCHISLTPNGDTPCDGVASSPSHFSLHEDLNHDSRDEAEGPLLPEEEVHSDLTSFQPTDSDVPSFLEDCNRAKLPRGICQVRPHLKNIDNVPLLVPLFTDCTQDTMCEMIKIMQENKEVTCCLGSSANFRNNRLFLQSDLSIALDPLYPSQCLWETFGYATRGGFNRDSEGLSPLGLSGQLNSLSCSVTFHQGESVSMVKLIEQARHTTYGIRKCFLFLLQCQLSLVIIQFLACLAQLPPPMNTTDILWLSCFSCPLLSMSLLGKPPDSSVMTVATGKNLEAIPRKTQTYFLGCFLLKFVLTVCAYLLAFGFTLQKVCHRSGTINSTGTCLEILKASSSDEAPGWFNELSNGLLLTQKVMAVFLVLHTVVISLSYVHRSQPLWRKSPFSNTWWCFTVPVVLLGQIVQATVDYLLWRNKGSLLTFNLADIPLPAWLLVSLSTLLVVVVNEVVKLHEIRVRVRYQKRQKLQFETKLGMNSPF from the exons GAGGAGGATGCTGTTGGGCTGGGCCTATCCACTGGTCAGGCTCTGGTGAAGCTACGGGATCAGCTCAGCAGCCTGCTGGAGCAGCACCAGAGAGGTGCACACCGACAAGCCTCTGCACag ATACAGTGGGTGAACAGCTTCCTTTATCATGGCAATCGTCACTCCTGCCTTCATTGGCCAGGAGGTGCCCTCACTCTACTGGTGGTGCTGGGACTCttctgttgccatggcagccaACCAAAGGGCAG TTCAGGAATAGAGCTGGTGAACGCTGTagccctccttctcctcctcctgctgaaCTTGCTGCTGGTTGGACGTCAGGAGAGGCTGAAGAGGAGTGAGATGGTCCGGCGCCTGAAGGGCATTATCACACAGTTAAGTG ACTATCTGTCAGCTTGTGTGGGTGATGTTCAGTGGTCTCCATCACTGTATCCTGACCTGTACACACCCTCATCCCCATCATGGTCCCTTCACTGGACTTATCGTGACTCACAGTTGGTTAATCTCCCTGTAAGTTTGCTGGTGGAAGGAGACATAATTGCTCTAAGACCAGGCCAAGAGGCATTTGCATCACTCCGAGGCATTAAG GATGATGAGCATATTGTGTTGGAGCCAGGAGATTTATTCCCCCCATTCTCCCCACCTCCTTCTCCAAGGGCCAATGAGGACAGAGGACCCCAGAACCCCCAGCAGCACCGCCTATTTAGAGTGGTCAGGACTCCTGTATTGGATACGGTCAG aaacagtttgGAGCTGGCACTCTCCCGGCCAGTGACAGTACTGGATAATGAAAGGTTTACAGTGCAGTCAGTCATCAACAAGCTAGTCTGCCCAGTTGTACTG TTAATGGGTGTTTTGCCCATCTTGCCCCTGCTGTTCCCTGTCATGTGGGTGCTGATCAATGCTTTTGGAGAGGCCATGGTCCTTGCAGAGTTCAGTCGTGCATCACCAGCTGGCTTG CTTGCTAAGTTCTCTGAGGACACTCTAAGCAGCTACACTGAAGTGGTTTCCACCCAG GAGATGCTGCGCTGTGTATGGAGACACCTGGTTGGCGTCTTAAAGGGCGAGTCTCAAACACTCTGCTACACTTCCAGCCTTTTACACACACTAGGATCTGTCACT gTGCTGTGTTGTGTGGATAAGCAGGGCATCCTGTCATGGCCTAACCCCAGTCCAGAAACTGTACTGTTCTTCAGTGGCCGCATGGAACCTCTGCATAATAGCCAGGACGATCTGAGAGATGACCTGTCAGTCAGCTCCTACTGCCGAATGGAGACAGATGATGACAGGgatcag GCTCAGGAGGGGGAGGCTCTGCTCTCTCTACCAGCAGAGTCATCCATTCTGAGAGAGAAGCTCGACACCAGCGAGACTTCACGTGACACTGTTCGGTCATCTGATACGCTCCAAGTTCGACATTCCTGTCAGCCCATCCGTAGTCGCACCAAACACCACTCTGGATCCAACGTAAGCTTCAGCCATGACACTGAGGGAGGCGAGGAAGACCAG GATTTTGCGATGGGCTGCCCGGAGGCAGAGGCTGAAGACTTTGTGTGTGACTACCACCTGGAGATGCTTAGCCTGTCGCAAGACCAGCAGAACCCAACCAGTATCCAGTTTGATGACCTGTCTTGGCAGTGCCACCTGCCTTCTCTCAAACCACTTGGCCTCAACATCATGCTAAACCTCTGCAATGCCAGCATCACCCAGCAGCTCTGCCAATTCTCTGACCACCTTTCCAACCTGGCTCTGCAGGAGAGCCACGGAACAGTGCTGCCCGTGTATGTCCCCTGGGGTCTTTGTGAACTCTCTAGGCTCATAG gattCACACCTGGGGCAAGGGAGCTGTTTAAACAGGAGAACCACTTGGCTTTGTACCAGCTTCCATCCAGAGAAAAAACCAAGGAGTTCACCTCTCGTCGCCTTCATTACTTCACAAAACGCCAGCCTCCCATCTCCCACCTCGTCTCTTTGTTTGTCCGAGACTCTTCCTCCA ATAATGTCCAAATGTTGTCGCATGGCTCTGCTGACCTTATCCTGGAGGCTTGCACTGACTTCTGGGATGGAACAGACATCTATCCCCTATCACGCTCAGACAG GAAAAAGGTTCTTGACTTTTACCAGCGTGCCTGTTTGTCAGGTTACTGCTCAGCCTTTGCCTACAAACCCATGCAAGTGTCATTGTCCAGCCAACTGAATGGCAAGTGTGTCGAGCTGGCCCCTGGTCCCTGCCTCTTTTCTGGAGTGGAGCTGCCCTCCACTACCCCCATCAAACACGGCTCCTGTAGGAACAGCTGGAGCTCAGATG AGGGTATAGGTGAGGCAGTGGAGCGTGAGGACTGTGTTCAGGCTTTGAGTGGGCAGATCTTCATGGGCATGGTGTCGTCTCAGTTCCAGGCAAGGCTGGACACAGTCCGCCTCATTGATGCCCTGGTCACTGCTTGCATTCGCTTTGTTTACTTTTCTATGGAAGATGAGCTGCGCAGCAAG GTTTTTGCAGAGAAGATGGGTTTAGAGACAGGTTGGAACTGTCATATCTCTCTAACTCCCAATGGAGACACCCCATGTGATGGAGTAGCATCTAGTCCCAGTCATTTCTCCCTACATGAAGACCTAAACCACG ATTCCCGGGATGAAGCAGAAGGTCCCCTACTACCTGAGGAGGAAGTGCACTCTGACCTAACAAGTTTCCAGCCCACAGATAGTGATGTGCCCAGCTTTCTAGAGGACTGCAACAGG GCCAAGCTACCTCGTGGTATTTGCCAGGTTCGCCCTCATTTGAAGAACATTGATAATGTGCCCCTTTTGGTGCCACTTTTTACAGACTGCACCCAAGACA CCATGTGTGAGATGATAAAGATCATGCAGGAGAACAAGGAAGTTACATGCTGTCTGGGAAGCTCTGCCAATTTCCGCAACAACCGCCTGTTCCTACAAAGTGACCTCAG CATCGCTCTGGACCCTCTGTACCCATCTCAGTGCTTGTGGGAGACATTTGGTTATGCAACCAGAGGAGGATTCAACAGGGACAGTGAAGGTCTGTCTCCTCTGGGGCTCTCCGGACAGCTTAACAGCTTGAGCTGCTCTGTCACATTCCACCAAGGAGAGAGTGTCAGCATGGTGAAGCTCATAGAGCAG GCACGCCACACAACCTACGGCATTCGTAAATGcttcctcttcctgctgcaGTGCCAGCTCAGTCTGGTCATCATCCAG TTCTTAGCCTGCCTGGCTCAGCTTCCTCCTCCAATGAACACCACTGACATCCTCTGGCTGTCTTGCTTCAGCTGCCCACTTCTAAG CATGTCACTTCTGGGGAAGCCACCAGATAGTTCGGTCATGACAGTTGCCACAGGGAAAAACCTAGAAGCCATTCCAAGAAAG ACCCAGACTTACTTTCTTGGCTGTTTCCTGTTGAAGTTTGTTCTGACAGTATGTGCCTACCTGTTGGCCTTTGGGTTTACCCTACAGAAAGTCTGCCATAGAAGTGGCACTATCAACTCTACTGGCACCTGCCTTGAAATACTCAAAGCCAG CTCTTCAGACGAAGCTCCTGGCTGGTTTAATGAATTGTCAAATGGCCTGCTGCTGACTCAGAAAGTCATGGCAGTATTTCTAGTTTTACACACAG TGGTGATCTCCCTCAGTTATGTCCACCGCTCTCAGCCTTTGTGGAGAAAGAGTCCATTCAGCAATACCTGGTGGTGTTTTACAGTACCTGTGGT TCTGCTTGGCCAGATTGTTCAGGCCACAGTGGATTACCTGTTGTGGCGCAACAAGGGCAGCTTGCTGACCTTTAACCTGGCTGACATACCACTGCCAGCATGGCTGCTGGTCTCTCTGTCTACGCTACTGGTGGTGGTTGTTAACGAAGTGGTAAAGCTACATGAAATAAG